The following proteins are co-located in the Leptospira selangorensis genome:
- a CDS encoding proton-conducting transporter membrane subunit, which produces MNFDILLGIGAAVFVLIFLTYVLAPTKNQTNLLFWSILLVICAAINFAVWIIRDWNEEGTTLQWVLIEATTFVGALLISSSRTAKSFPIAWKFLLINSFGLGIAFLGIILIRSSLHVINQPIEFLAANSSSHPEIIWVEIGLWLAIFGYTAKLGLFPNHVWIEDTYGESPTQVSSLLSSFIPVSVCFALRPFVHLDHQLFPHTFSGADGLLVLGILTIFLSIFAVYDRDDIRRISAKVALFHTGALAVFLWMDLSDTAFLFMMATNLVVKSLLFISMGIVRMDAGKRELHKIIQADSINKPALSLFILALFLAFVMPGSPIFVTDIILIKAGQIGSKTFVILVPILGIVFFGVMLYKLAPLLNIKGRPFSKDLSTILRIRMTNGFFLLLLLLSTGCWGFYLLLQGVL; this is translated from the coding sequence ATGAACTTCGATATTCTTTTAGGGATCGGAGCTGCAGTCTTCGTCTTAATTTTCCTAACCTATGTTTTAGCTCCTACAAAGAACCAGACTAATCTACTATTTTGGTCCATATTGCTTGTTATCTGCGCTGCAATCAATTTTGCAGTCTGGATCATACGGGATTGGAATGAAGAAGGTACTACATTGCAATGGGTTTTGATAGAAGCGACAACCTTCGTGGGTGCGTTACTCATCTCTTCCAGTAGAACCGCAAAATCATTTCCGATCGCTTGGAAATTTTTGCTAATCAACTCTTTCGGATTAGGTATCGCATTTTTAGGGATCATACTTATTCGATCTTCTTTACATGTAATCAATCAGCCGATCGAATTTTTAGCGGCAAATTCCTCTTCTCATCCTGAAATCATCTGGGTGGAAATTGGTCTTTGGCTCGCAATCTTCGGATACACAGCTAAACTCGGGCTTTTTCCAAATCACGTCTGGATAGAAGACACCTATGGAGAAAGTCCTACTCAGGTCTCATCCTTACTCTCTTCATTCATTCCGGTTTCGGTTTGTTTTGCACTTCGACCTTTCGTGCATCTGGATCACCAACTTTTCCCTCATACATTCAGCGGGGCCGATGGTCTCTTGGTCTTAGGAATATTAACGATTTTCTTAAGTATCTTTGCGGTATATGATCGCGATGATATCAGAAGAATTTCTGCAAAAGTTGCTCTTTTTCACACTGGAGCCTTAGCGGTTTTCCTTTGGATGGATTTAAGTGATACAGCTTTCTTATTCATGATGGCGACTAACTTGGTGGTGAAATCACTTTTATTCATCAGCATGGGAATTGTGAGAATGGATGCAGGAAAAAGGGAACTTCATAAAATTATCCAAGCCGACTCGATCAACAAACCGGCATTGTCCCTATTCATTTTAGCTCTCTTCCTGGCATTCGTTATGCCAGGATCGCCGATATTCGTGACGGATATAATTCTGATTAAGGCAGGGCAGATAGGTAGTAAAACATTCGTGATCTTGGTCCCGATCCTGGGAATCGTATTCTTTGGAGTGATGTTGTATAAACTCGCACCTTTACTGAATATCAAAGGAAGACCATTTTCAAAAGATCTTTCTACAATCCTTAGGATCAGAATGACCAATGGATTTTTCCTACTCCTACTTCTTCTCAGCACAGGTTGCTGGGGATTTTACCTGTTACTACAAGGTGTATTATGA